From the genome of Carettochelys insculpta isolate YL-2023 chromosome 12, ASM3395843v1, whole genome shotgun sequence, one region includes:
- the SLC24A1 gene encoding sodium/potassium/calcium exchanger 1: MQFADQKNSPLAPEILIRSMSTWEMHLTTRRLQWKRVLFLLAMVLAFSIYQLLWGSKIVSASWTAPQPEDQMKVTTRDLPSNKVTEVDNVTTKISKIMHCVYVDPTPSVPIMSSVNATLPPGSVNLSHLDEEGTYSTRPQHGEYPQDLFSLEERRKGWVILHIFGMMYVFVALAIVCDEYFVPALDVITDKLQISDDVAGATFMAAGGSAPELFTSLIGVFISHSNVGIGTIVGSAVFNILFVIGTCALFSREILHLTWWPLFRDVSFYILDLLMLILFFLDSFIVWWESILLLSAYAFYVFTMKWNIHLEQWVKEQVNKTSSTVKVASSEDTEKQGNGSVAGDRAKSSDISKRMERGGSSASLHNSHMRSTIFQLMIHTLDPLAEAKFKDKLDIMSKLAKAKLDSQVRQGVKLEENKAEAELPTTVQVTGASDSDLSVTQNEHSVDTLHGKQLPSEFGDTESSSSEEEDDESEDEDEEEEQGEPLSLKWPETRRKQAMYLFLLPVVFPLWLTVPDVRNPNSRSYFAITFLGAIFWIAALSYLMVWWAHQVGETIGISEEIMGLTILAAGTSIPDLITSVIVARKGLGDMAVSSSVGSNIFDITVGLPVPWFLYSVFNGLSPVAVSSNGLFCAIVLLFLMLLFVIISIALSKWKMNKLLGLTMFALYFVFLIISVMLEDRIISCPISI; encoded by the exons ATGCAGTTTGCTGACCAGAAGAATTCTCCATTGGCTCCAGAAATCTTGATCAGATCCATGAGCACTTGGGAAATGCATTTAACAACAAGAAGGCTTCAGTGGAAACGGGTTCTTTTTCTACTGGCAATGGTGTTGGCTTTTTCCATCTATCAGCTTCTCTGGGGCTCTAAAATTGTTTCAGCAAGTTGGACAGCACCTCAGCCTGAGGACCAAATGAAAGTGACCACCAGGGACCTTCCCAGCAACAAGGTCACTGAAGTAGACAATGTGACTACCAAGATATCCAAGATAATGCATTGTGTATATGTGGACCCTACGCCAAGTGTGCCCATCATGTCATCCGTGAATGCAACCCTACCCCCTGGAAGTGTCAATCTAAGCCACCTTGATGAAGAGGGGACTTACTCAACACGCCCCCAACATGGAGAGTACCCTCAAGACCTTTTCAGCTTGGAGGAGCGCAGGAAAGGGTGGGTCATACTTCACATCTTTGGCATGATGTACGTGTTTGTGGCCTTGGCCATAGTGTGTGATGAATATTTTGTCCCTGCCTTGGATGTAATCACAGATAAGTTGCAGATCTCCGACGATGTGGCAGGGGCCACCTTCATGGCAGCAGGTGGATCGGCACCAGAACTTTTCACCTCTCTCATAGGTGTCTTCATCTCACACAGCAATGTGGGCATTGGCACCATTGTGGGCTCAGCAGTGTTTAATATTCTTTTCGTCATTGGCACTTGTGCCCTTTTCTCAAGGGAGATTCTCCACCTGACCTGGTGGCCCTTATTTAGAGACGTCTCATTCTACATTCTAGACTTACTGATGCTCATCCTGTTTTTCCTAGACAGCTTCATTGTTTGGTGGGAAAGCATCCTTTTGTTGAGTGCCTACGCCTTCTATGTGTTTACCATGAAATGGAACATTCACTTAGAACAATGGGTAAAGGAACAGGTGAACAAGACAAGTAGTACTGTGAAGGTGGCATCTTCAGAAGACACAGAGAAG CAAGGCAATGGTTCAGTTGCAGGGGACAGAGCAAAGAGCTCAGACATCAGCAAGAGGATGGAG CGAGGAGGCAGCTCTGCCTCTCTGCACAACAGCCACATGCGCAGCACCATCTTCCAGCTCATGATCCACACCTTGGACCCCCTGGCCGAAG CCAAGTTTAAAGACAAGCTTGACATCATGAGCAAATTGGCCAAGGCCAAACTAGACTCACAGGTCAGACAAGGAGTGAAACTGGAAG AGAACAAAGCAGAAGCAGAATTACCAACCACAGTTCAAGTAACGGGTGCCAGTGACTCTGACCTCAGTGTCACACAGAATGAGCACAGTGTGGACACACTGCATGGAAAGCAG CTTCCTTCAGAGTTTGGTGACACAgaaagcagcagctctgaggaggaggatGATGAGAGTGAGGATGAAGATGAGGAGGAAGAACAGGGAGAGCCGTTATCCCTCAAATGGCCAGAGACCAGGAGAAAACAAGCTATGTACCTTTTCCTCCTGCCTGTTGTGTTCCCTCTCTGGCTCACTGTGCCTGATGTCAGGAACCCA AACTCTAGAAGCTACTTTGCCATCACATTTCTAGGAGCCATCTTCTGGATCGCGGCGTTGTCCTACCTCATGGTGTGGTGGGCACATCAG GTTGGAGAAACAATTGGGATTTCAGAGGAAATTATGGGTTTAACAATCTTGGCAGCAGGGACTTCAATCCCTGACCTAATCACAAGCGTTATTGTTGCACGTAAAGGCTTGGGTGACATGGCTGTCTCCAGCTCTGTGGGGAGCAACATCTTTGATATCACTGTTGG TTTGCCAGTTCCTTGGTTCCTTTATTCTGTCTTCAATGGACTCAGCCCAGTTGCTGTCAGTAGTAATGGTTTGTTTTGTGCAATTGTTCTCCTTTTTCTCATGCTCTTGTTTGTGATCATCTCAATTGCTCTGTCTAAATGGAAGATGAACAAACTACTGGGGCTCACCATGTTTGCTCTTTACTTTGTGTTTTTGATTATCAGTGTAATGCTAGAAGACAGAATCATATCCTGCCCAATATCTATATGA